A window of Aurantibacillus circumpalustris genomic DNA:
TTCATCAGAGTCGCTCCAATTAGTTTTTTCCTTTAAGTCTTTTTTTACGAGCTCATAAAATTTTGTTCCTGGCAAGGGATAAGAAACAGAAATGCCGATATCATCTGGCAAAAGATCTCCTATCATTTTAACAGTAAGTTTTATGTCGTCGATGGTTTCATTCAGATAACCTAACTGGAGAAAAAGACAAACGCGGATTTTGAATTTTTTTAGTAGAGCTGATGCTTCATAGATTTGTTCAACTTTAGTTCCCTTATCCATGGCGTCCAATATTTTTTGAGAACCGCTTTCAGCACCCATCCACACTTCTGTACAGCCAGAATCTGCAAGCGCTTCAATGTATTTTGGTTCAACCAATAAATCGGCACGTGACTGAATTTTGTACGCAATTTTCAGATTCTCTTTTTTTACAGCCTCTGAGAATTCAATAACCCAACTAGGTTTTAGCCCAAAAATATCATCTGCAAACCAAACATGTGTAAAGCCAAATTGCAATTGCCATTTTTTTATTTCTTTGGAAATATTTTCAGGACTATGCGTATTGTAACGATTGCCGTAAATAGGCTTAGCGCACCAGTTGCATTTATACGGGCAGCCACGCGTAGTAACAAAGTTCAATGAAAAGTAGCCGTGTTTTTCCAGCCACATTTTTTTGTAGGGTGCAATGTCAATTAGGTCCCACGCGGGTGCTGGAAGGGTATCAAGATCCTTCAAAACATCTCTTTTTTTGCTTTTTTCAACTGCTGTATTCTTTAGATAAGCGATTCCCGAAATAGGGTCTATTGATGTCCCAGTTTTGAAAGCGTTACATAATTCCAAAACCGTTTGTTCAGCTTCTCCAATTGCAATAACGTCGGCACCATTATTTAAATAACTTTCATAATGATCGGCAGCATCGGAGCTTGATGTAATTACTTTACATCCTTTTGATTTTGCATAAGTTTGCATTTCAAAACAAGCTTCGCGCATGTTGGTGAGACACATTTTAGTTA
This region includes:
- a CDS encoding B12-binding domain-containing radical SAM protein, with amino-acid sequence MKVLFTHSYFLKFDIKQYKTAMPYPPLGTLYAMAYLREKGYDVKLFDTMFCDSSKDIQSTIDAFKPDIFISYDDGFNYLTKMCLTNMREACFEMQTYAKSKGCKVITSSSDAADHYESYLNNGADVIAIGEAEQTVLELCNAFKTGTSIDPISGIAYLKNTAVEKSKKRDVLKDLDTLPAPAWDLIDIAPYKKMWLEKHGYFSLNFVTTRGCPYKCNWCAKPIYGNRYNTHSPENISKEIKKWQLQFGFTHVWFADDIFGLKPSWVIEFSEAVKKENLKIAYKIQSRADLLVEPKYIEALADSGCTEVWMGAESGSQKILDAMDKGTKVEQIYEASALLKKFKIRVCLFLQLGYLNETIDDIKLTVKMIGDLLPDDIGISVSYPLPGTKFYELVKKDLKEKTNWSDSDEMALMFQNTYSAEFYKQLHHFIHKLYRQKKAEKRIKSLSSINGLKKLAAWPFYRAATQRSLSKLKETEPNVNIVF